The following coding sequences are from one Ovis canadensis isolate MfBH-ARS-UI-01 breed Bighorn chromosome 25, ARS-UI_OviCan_v2, whole genome shotgun sequence window:
- the TYSND1 gene encoding peroxisomal leader peptide-processing protease isoform X1, whose product MGRQWGPAMRAAEQAGCVVSASRAGQPEAGSWSCSGVILNRRPGLVLCHGGIFTPFLRAGSGALTAASTAFLPGDSCGDDLRLHVQWGPTAASPAGRAERGRPGLCTPHCAGLETGPPARPRGRPLQPPRPAELLLLLSCPAFRSHFAHLFGGEEAEQWRFANAAPDDEMSEEEEEDQLRALGWFALLRVRPETEKEAEERGPVLAVAPLGDVPKGAPLLACGSPFGAFCPDIFLNTLSRGVLSNSAGPLLLTDARCLPGTEGGGVFASRPAGALVALVAAPLCWKAREWVGLTLLCAAAPLLSVARAALYRLHPDTAALAALLPPEMGAPWGLPLRYRDPGPPWAAAAVLVECGSVWGSGVAVAPRLVVTCRHVAPRETARVLVRSTTPKSAIIWGRVVFATQETSPYDIAVVSVEEDLDGVPVPVPAEHFHEGEAVSVVGFGVFGQACGPSVTSGILSAVVQVDDTPVMLQTTCAVHGGSSGGPLFSACSGDLLGIVASNTRDNNTGATYPHLNFSIPITVLQPALQQYSQTGDLGGFRQLDRASEPVRVVWRLQRSPAEALRSKL is encoded by the exons ATGGGGCGTCAGTGGGGGCCCGCCATGAGGGCAGCTGAGCAGGCGGGCTGCGTGGTGAGCGCCTCCCGGGCAGGCCAGCCCGAGGCAGGCTCATGGAGCTGCAGCGGGGTGATCCTGAACCGTCGCCCGGGCCTGGTGCTGTGCCATGGGGGCATCTTCACCCCCTTCCTGCGGGCCGGCAGCGGGGCGCTGACCGCTGCGAGCACCGCCTTCCTGCCCGGCGACAGTTGCGGCGACGACCTGCGCCTGCACGTGCAGTGGGGCCCAACCGCCGCAAGTCCGGCAGGCCGCGCGGAGCGGGGTCGCCCGGGGTTGTGCACGCCCCATTGCGCCGGCCTGGAAaccggcccgcccgcccggccccGCGGGCGGCCACTGCAGCCCCCGCGCCCCGCCGAACTTCTGCTGCTGTTGAGCTGCCCAGCCTTCCGGAGCCACTTCGCGCACCTCTTCGGCGGCGAGGAGGCCGAGCAGTGGCGCTTCGCAAACGCTGCACCGGATGATGAGATgtcggaggaggaggaggaggaccagCTGAGAGCGTTGGGGTGGTTCGCGCTGCTTCGCGTGCGGCCGGAGACGGAGAAGGAGGCGGAGGAGCGAGGGCCGGTATTGGCCGTGGCGCCTCTCGGGGACGTGCCCAAGGGCGCACCGCTCCTGGCTTGCGGCTCCCCATTCGGGGCCTTCTGCCCGGACATCTTTCTCAATACGCTCAGCCGCGGCGTGCTCAGCAACTCGGCCGGCCCGCTGCTGCTCACCGATGCCCGCTGCCTGCCAGGCACGGAGGGTGGAGGCGTGTTCGCGTCACGGCCCGCGGGGGCGTTGGTGGCGCTGGTGGCTGCACCCCTCTGCTGGAAGGCCCGCGAGTGGGTGGGCCTCACGCTGCTCTGCGCCGCCGCCCCACTGCTCAGCGTCGCCCGAGCCGCCCTCTACCGCCTTCACCCTGACACTGCCGCCCTGGCTGCCCTCCTACCGCCTGAGATGGGTGCCCCGTGGGGCCTGCCCCTCAGATACCGAGACCCCGGGCCCCCTTGGGCAGCTGCGGCCGTGCTGGTGGAGTGTGGTTCTGTCTGGGGCTCCGGAGTGGCCGTGGCGCCCCGTCTCGTGGTGACCTGCCGGCATGTGGCCCCTCGGGAAACGGCGAGGGTCCTGGTGCGCTCCACCACCCCCAA GAGTGCCATAATCTGGGGACGCGTGGTGTTTGCCACCCAGGAGACGTCTCCCTATGACATAGCAGTTGTGAGCGTGGAGGAGGACCTAGATGGTGTCCCTGTCCCTGTGCCTGCTGAGCATTTCCATGAAG GCGAGGCTGTCAGTGTAGTGGGCTTCGGTGTCTTCGGCCAGGCTTGCGGGCCCTCAGTGACCTCAGGCATCCTGTCAGCTGTGGTGCAGGTGGATGACACACCGGTGATGCTGCAGACCACGTGTGCCGTGCATGGTGGCTCCAGCGGGGGACCTCTCTTCTCTGCCTGCTCCGGGGACCTCCTGG GCATCGTCGCCAGCAACACCCGGGATAATAACACAGGGGCCACATACCCCCACCTGAACTTCAGCATCCCCATCACGGTGCTCCAGCCGGCCCTGCAGCAGTACAGCCAGACAGGCGATTTGGGTGGCTTCCGCCAGCTAGACCGCGCCTCCGAGCCAGTGAGGGTGGTGTGGCGGCTGCAGCGGTCCCCAGCAGAGGCCCTGCGGAGCAAGCTCTGA
- the TYSND1 gene encoding peroxisomal leader peptide-processing protease isoform X2, with the protein MGRQWGPAMRAAEQAGCVVSASRAGQPEAGSWSCSGVILNRRPGLVLCHGGIFTPFLRAGSGALTAASTAFLPGDSCGDDLRLHVQWGPTAASPAGRAERGRPGLCTPHCAGLETGPPARPRGRPLQPPRPAELLLLLSCPAFRSHFAHLFGGEEAEQWRFANAAPDDEMSEEEEEDQLRALGWFALLRVRPETEKEAEERGPVLAVAPLGDVPKGAPLLACGSPFGAFCPDIFLNTLSRGVLSNSAGPLLLTDARCLPGTEGGGVFASRPAGALVALVAAPLCWKAREWVGLTLLCAAAPLLSVARAALYRLHPDTAALAALLPPEMGAPWGLPLRYRDPGPPWAAAAVLVECGSVWGSGVAVAPRLVVTCRHVAPRETARVLVRSTTPKSAIIWGRVVFATQETSPYDIAVVSVEEDLDGVPVPVPAEHFHEGIVASNTRDNNTGATYPHLNFSIPITVLQPALQQYSQTGDLGGFRQLDRASEPVRVVWRLQRSPAEALRSKL; encoded by the exons ATGGGGCGTCAGTGGGGGCCCGCCATGAGGGCAGCTGAGCAGGCGGGCTGCGTGGTGAGCGCCTCCCGGGCAGGCCAGCCCGAGGCAGGCTCATGGAGCTGCAGCGGGGTGATCCTGAACCGTCGCCCGGGCCTGGTGCTGTGCCATGGGGGCATCTTCACCCCCTTCCTGCGGGCCGGCAGCGGGGCGCTGACCGCTGCGAGCACCGCCTTCCTGCCCGGCGACAGTTGCGGCGACGACCTGCGCCTGCACGTGCAGTGGGGCCCAACCGCCGCAAGTCCGGCAGGCCGCGCGGAGCGGGGTCGCCCGGGGTTGTGCACGCCCCATTGCGCCGGCCTGGAAaccggcccgcccgcccggccccGCGGGCGGCCACTGCAGCCCCCGCGCCCCGCCGAACTTCTGCTGCTGTTGAGCTGCCCAGCCTTCCGGAGCCACTTCGCGCACCTCTTCGGCGGCGAGGAGGCCGAGCAGTGGCGCTTCGCAAACGCTGCACCGGATGATGAGATgtcggaggaggaggaggaggaccagCTGAGAGCGTTGGGGTGGTTCGCGCTGCTTCGCGTGCGGCCGGAGACGGAGAAGGAGGCGGAGGAGCGAGGGCCGGTATTGGCCGTGGCGCCTCTCGGGGACGTGCCCAAGGGCGCACCGCTCCTGGCTTGCGGCTCCCCATTCGGGGCCTTCTGCCCGGACATCTTTCTCAATACGCTCAGCCGCGGCGTGCTCAGCAACTCGGCCGGCCCGCTGCTGCTCACCGATGCCCGCTGCCTGCCAGGCACGGAGGGTGGAGGCGTGTTCGCGTCACGGCCCGCGGGGGCGTTGGTGGCGCTGGTGGCTGCACCCCTCTGCTGGAAGGCCCGCGAGTGGGTGGGCCTCACGCTGCTCTGCGCCGCCGCCCCACTGCTCAGCGTCGCCCGAGCCGCCCTCTACCGCCTTCACCCTGACACTGCCGCCCTGGCTGCCCTCCTACCGCCTGAGATGGGTGCCCCGTGGGGCCTGCCCCTCAGATACCGAGACCCCGGGCCCCCTTGGGCAGCTGCGGCCGTGCTGGTGGAGTGTGGTTCTGTCTGGGGCTCCGGAGTGGCCGTGGCGCCCCGTCTCGTGGTGACCTGCCGGCATGTGGCCCCTCGGGAAACGGCGAGGGTCCTGGTGCGCTCCACCACCCCCAA GAGTGCCATAATCTGGGGACGCGTGGTGTTTGCCACCCAGGAGACGTCTCCCTATGACATAGCAGTTGTGAGCGTGGAGGAGGACCTAGATGGTGTCCCTGTCCCTGTGCCTGCTGAGCATTTCCATGAAG GCATCGTCGCCAGCAACACCCGGGATAATAACACAGGGGCCACATACCCCCACCTGAACTTCAGCATCCCCATCACGGTGCTCCAGCCGGCCCTGCAGCAGTACAGCCAGACAGGCGATTTGGGTGGCTTCCGCCAGCTAGACCGCGCCTCCGAGCCAGTGAGGGTGGTGTGGCGGCTGCAGCGGTCCCCAGCAGAGGCCCTGCGGAGCAAGCTCTGA